Proteins found in one Crassostrea angulata isolate pt1a10 chromosome 3, ASM2561291v2, whole genome shotgun sequence genomic segment:
- the LOC128178427 gene encoding uncharacterized protein LOC128178427 isoform X1, which yields MTIVYNLSRGLASTQSYRGYSEVIESTMKNTDFSLIKRPDVSSNNGAKLVLLYGWLNASQRAVQRFVDLYHESGYDVLYIPGRVIQFAWPPLSMKLARQVLATVSELGHYEHLLCHAISIGAYNHTSCMMLLQENPTMFQSFRNRLRGVIFDSLTLGSTKRMISGVRHGLSQNPLVQSLIPRLLSVYLCVTYKYTLNFFEKGVQLFQDFPLQVPTLFVYSRDDPMCDADLVDAIIKNWRENLKMTVSFICWTKSKHAMHLKTNTEDYKKAFSDFMDCVARHWEDTICKSKL from the exons ATGACGATTGTTTATAATTTATCCAGAG gTTTGGCCTCAACACAGTCCTACCGTGG CTACAGTGAGGTCATTGAGTCTACTATGAAAAACACGGATTTTTCACTCATCAAGCGCCCAGACGTCAGTTCAAACAATGGCGCCAAACTTGTGTTGTTATATGGATGGCTGAACGCCAGTCAGCGCGCTGTGCAGCGCTTCGTCGATTTGTATCACGAGTCAGGCTACGACGTGCTTTATATTCCTGGGCGCGTGATCCAGTTTGCATGGCCCCCGCTGTCGATGAAGCTAGCCCGGCAGGTGCTCGCTACGGTCAGCGAACTTGGGCACTACGAGCACCTGCTCTGCCACGCCATCTCTATCGGCGCCTACAACCATACCAGTTGTATGATGCTCCTACAGGAGAACCCAACGATGTTCCAATCCTTCAGGAATCGTCTCCGTGGGGTCATCTTTGACAGCCTGACCCTGGGGTCCACGAAGCGCATGATTTCCGGCGTCAGGCACGGTCTGTCCCAGAACCCCCTGGTGCAGTCCCTCATCCCTCGCCTCCTGTCTGTCTATCTGTGTGTAACCTACAAATATACTCTCAATTTTTTTGAGAAAGGAGTGCAGCTTTTTCAGGACTTTCCCTTACAGGTGCCGACTTTGTTCGTGTATAGCCGAGACGATCCAATGTGTGATGCTGACCTGGTGGATGCCATTATCAAAAATTGGcgggaaaatttgaaaatgacaGTGTCGTTTATATGTTGGACGAAATCTAAGCACGCGATGCATTTAAAAACCAATACAGAAGACTATAAAAAGGCTTTTAGTGATTTTATGGACTGTGTAGCTCGACACTGGGAGGATACCATTTGTAAATCGAAGCTGTAA
- the LOC128178427 gene encoding uncharacterized protein LOC128178427 isoform X2, with translation MKNTDFSLIKRPDVSSNNGAKLVLLYGWLNASQRAVQRFVDLYHESGYDVLYIPGRVIQFAWPPLSMKLARQVLATVSELGHYEHLLCHAISIGAYNHTSCMMLLQENPTMFQSFRNRLRGVIFDSLTLGSTKRMISGVRHGLSQNPLVQSLIPRLLSVYLCVTYKYTLNFFEKGVQLFQDFPLQVPTLFVYSRDDPMCDADLVDAIIKNWRENLKMTVSFICWTKSKHAMHLKTNTEDYKKAFSDFMDCVARHWEDTICKSKL, from the coding sequence ATGAAAAACACGGATTTTTCACTCATCAAGCGCCCAGACGTCAGTTCAAACAATGGCGCCAAACTTGTGTTGTTATATGGATGGCTGAACGCCAGTCAGCGCGCTGTGCAGCGCTTCGTCGATTTGTATCACGAGTCAGGCTACGACGTGCTTTATATTCCTGGGCGCGTGATCCAGTTTGCATGGCCCCCGCTGTCGATGAAGCTAGCCCGGCAGGTGCTCGCTACGGTCAGCGAACTTGGGCACTACGAGCACCTGCTCTGCCACGCCATCTCTATCGGCGCCTACAACCATACCAGTTGTATGATGCTCCTACAGGAGAACCCAACGATGTTCCAATCCTTCAGGAATCGTCTCCGTGGGGTCATCTTTGACAGCCTGACCCTGGGGTCCACGAAGCGCATGATTTCCGGCGTCAGGCACGGTCTGTCCCAGAACCCCCTGGTGCAGTCCCTCATCCCTCGCCTCCTGTCTGTCTATCTGTGTGTAACCTACAAATATACTCTCAATTTTTTTGAGAAAGGAGTGCAGCTTTTTCAGGACTTTCCCTTACAGGTGCCGACTTTGTTCGTGTATAGCCGAGACGATCCAATGTGTGATGCTGACCTGGTGGATGCCATTATCAAAAATTGGcgggaaaatttgaaaatgacaGTGTCGTTTATATGTTGGACGAAATCTAAGCACGCGATGCATTTAAAAACCAATACAGAAGACTATAAAAAGGCTTTTAGTGATTTTATGGACTGTGTAGCTCGACACTGGGAGGATACCATTTGTAAATCGAAGCTGTAA